The sequence below is a genomic window from Dermacentor andersoni chromosome 6, qqDerAnde1_hic_scaffold, whole genome shotgun sequence.
gctgcgagctcggcACTTCTTAGTcaggaacggcatgcgcgttatcagtgtgacgcagcattctcgacaggaaagtagcgagcgccgagttttcaagaacggaaacgcaagcaaggcagatgacgattatcgttgtgggacaaatatacaccccaaagggtgcaaccgtttgaAGAGTATACTGTTCGAACAGTCGCGGCGGCTCTTCTGCTTATCGTATAAAGTTGTATATACCATCGAAAAGCTTATTCCTTGTAGATTTTAAATATGTTTAGTATGTATGAGTGGCTATGTAAGCGTTAAAAATAtatgaccatcatcatcagtaacctgttttatgtccactgcaggacgaaggcacctccctgcgacctccaattacctctgtcctgcaccaaccgattccagctagcgcccgcgaatttcctaatttcatcgctccacctgcCCATAGAAGAAGCTAAATATACACGGTTTTTACTAACTGGGCTGGTTTCGGTAATTGTGACCATAGTTCGAAAGATCTACCACAGTTACAACACTGTGACTTGCGCTGTAACTTTAGTACATATTTATCTATTTCCCAGACGTAGCTCAAAAATGTTGTATCATTACTCTCTTGCTATTTCGCGGTCGAATACAGCCAAATATAGCAACTTGCATTGTAAACAGCCCGGCAACTATTTGCTAAAGGAAACTCAATTTCGGAGACAGCATAGCTCAAGGACTTTTAACTTCGGATGCGAAATTTGGGTCGTACTTGTACTTGTGCCAATTTCTTTTGCGGGGCGAGgtgttacggagtcgccatctgtcggaagcgtctcccttgcgtagtatgagggatcacgcggcgcgctcctccaTAGGTTTGACTCATAACACCACGCGGcaaccctcctggacatttatataagtactctcaaaacgagggaagtttttgactgtcgatataataaccttgggcaaactgaaagcacagaatcgtttacagacgctatctctttgccgaatacgtacagtacgtgaacgccactgcgcgcggtcgccgcgatggagtctcccgaaccggcttcttgcgtgaaaggtaggcaaacgctgagagtaaactatgtgaaatatgttcttatagtgggctgtttgtataaccaaatggagcgtaacagaatgaagcctcaatgcagcgatcccacgggttcgcagcgaccgactgcgcgtctgcatgcatgtccgcgcataatgttttgctttcgctgtgagcgcgttttcgcaccgtgtcgTGAGCTTtcggccgcagcatatgagcatttgaaaGTGCACTAGCAATCACTGTTGTGTGTACGcaatcagaactgttcaaaaataatttctttatagagacttcgacgcctacggcgactgcagtgtgatgtgccgtcgccacgattcaatctttttttgtcttctaaatttttggacatttcaatattatttctcaagttgcgtcgcacattatgtttatcggtcttctcagcgtgcgatctccctctgcttctttttcgtaatcaagtgcatgaattcataacacaaacatgaccatatgccaaaccttttttaatgtgcgtcgCCGTTAGACCTTACCGCTCcgtttccgttccagtgaacttgcagTATCTATACATATTATAGCATCAATatgttcatagaccaaaccgtcatgacgttaggcgggcagcgggcgcgggcaagcgtctcagtgcgcgttttctgctactcaccgaccatcgcagtcccggcgccgtaacAGTTCCTCGCggttgtgcttgctgcatacccgagttgtagccgatggctgtctgccggttctaagtttcgcgagccaagcttcacgcagctccttgtcctgcggctacgtgtgaataaggctgacaccgggctccgttgcgtacatccggcactgcggcaccgaataGTAGCCTACCTtgttgcacgcctccaaaggcagacactacctattatagtgatttcaaatgttgtcaagcagacacccaaggcgggaatgCCTCACcagttaatcagaaccgcagcgcaggtgggactttaaactttcgtttgcagctcgcttcggcgcttccgaagcagccgacgctgccgctgtgtccacgtgatccctcaggccacgtcacgccgacggtggcgccagcttttccaggggtggagctcgcccccaatataaaGCCGTAAGGCTAAGGTTCCGGATTGAGAAACtggaagcatagaataaagactGGAAGCCCCAATTACGAGAATAGCCTGCACTGGGTCTCCCCAGTGCACCGCTTTTCAAGTCGGGGACATATCCCACATTCCAGCGCGCTTTGGTGTCCACCAGCTTTGTGCACTGTACAGAGACCTGTTCCTTTTGAATGGGCTTGCTGCGTAGCCAGGGGTAATGTGTCGAACCACCCCCTCCCCCTGAAATTTTCTGaacccccctcccttcccctttCCCACGGAAAAGAAAGTTTGAGAAGGTGGGCTCCGAAAGAGCGACATGGGCGAAAGGGAAAGCTTGGATGTGAATGTAAGGCGAGGGCTATAGTGGCACTGTGTGTGTGGGAGTGGAGGGGGGTGTCACGGGGGCGATCCCCTTCcccatgcacagaacattgcggCCTCACTCGTGGCGCGCCCCTACCTCGTTCCGGATCGTGTTAACCGTAACTGCTAAGGGGGGATCAGCGCTGAAAATTCTACACGCATATAAAGATGGGACGAGCACGTGCATAAAACTTGGAAGGCATTGTTGCTCCCCACCAGGCCTTCGTGTGCtcgaagagcttctcatttctTGTACTTGACCGAATCGTCGACCACTTTACGTGGAAGAAAAGCATTCCGAAAATAGTGGGGCTTGCTTGTCTAGGAAACAGATAATAAGCACTCCCcacccccttttcttttctttcctttttctctgaCTTTGATTATGTTTATAAACTTGGGAAGAGCTTGCTGTTAGGCTAGTTTGTACACGCTGTTAAGAATGAAAACAGcgcaaaagaaaggggggggggggcggacaagaaagaaagacctacAGAACACTGATTTGCGCACGGCAAACTATATCAAGGACGGGACTGGTGGGCCACAACAGGTGGGAGGGCAGGTAGGTGAATGCCCTCGAAGTCCATGTATAAACGGAAACATAGGAATGTCTTAGTGGCCGCCGCGCCATTCAACAACCCGGTGAATGTCGAATGGGGAATGGAGTGGTGGGTATActagggtgggagggggggggggaggcgcatAGAAGGCGTCAAAGACGAAGCTGACGGATAATTATGGACATAGGAAGAGCATCTCGTCACTGCCCGATCGCTTAACACCAGACGGCCGTGGGCGATCGCCTACAGTGGATCACCAACCCCGTCGTAACACGTGCTGCTTAATTGGTGCGGACAGCCCATCCTGACTAAACGTCTCGGCACTTTTCAGAATAGACGGGTGCCAGAAGACACGGCGCTTTCTAATATATCGGAGCTACGggcccttattttactgcgaactaGGGATGCCGCAATTTTCgcaaaggcttctaaacaggaagcagccctgccATGGACTGTCTGCCTCATAAATTCCCGAGTGTGATGAAATAACAATATGTGTCGCGTGATGTCTACAATACCATgatcgcaagttacttccaaacatctcttcagacaagtcggacagcaggtcaCCGAAAGGGAGTAAAAATTGCATCATATCGAAGTTCGAGCGCAAAGCTTcgtttctgtattttttaaatctagaataatatGGCAGCATTCCCACAACTCCGAAATCGCGATTGAGTGAGGGGCGACTTACAAAATAGTACCCGCCCTCTTCCGTAAGTAACCGTGGCTGTACCACTCACTAGAAGACCTGGCAACAGTTATCTCCATTGTTACCCAtgctgcaacaagtctggcctgTAAACAATCGCTGTGTTGGCTTTGTTCAGCCCCTTCTTCGGCGCTGTTcgtttttccaagtcatgtaAAAGCTAGGTCATCGACATATATTATATGAATGCGTCAATTCGTACACAAgttgcctacccaacgaggaaacctgtccgtcACGGGAGACGAATcgttataaataaaataatgcaTAAAACAAGTTTCTACAAAGGCTTTGTTGAAAGGTTTGACGACCTCTAGCCATCTCTAGAACCACATGTAGAGCCGACGTGGTGCGTCGCAGGCATCAGAAAAATTCAGATTTTGCGAAAAtataatgccaaacacgccacatgcCCGTTGCGTTTCGGTGGTTGCGAGATGACACTTCCATTGGAGCGTTTTTTCACCGagcgaaatgccaccgatctatGAGGGCTCATGAACTTCCACGTCGCGCAACACAGAAAAATAAGCAGTCAACGACTTGATAAGAacgataaggagtgatgaggggttatatcggtatcatcacggttgataatggttcgacgtggATGGATAAGATGCtcaagagcgataagggcttagaCTGATCGGATTATTTATGGTAATGGTAATAAGCTCTGGTAACGGTTGATAAGGTTCGGATCAAGTCCagtaaggttgataaggaccgataagagttgataagggtaggatcatgtccgataagggTGATACGGATtggatcgagtccgataaggttgataacaaaaGATAAGCTTTATACTGGTCGGTTCAAGTTTAataacactgataatgacaccgggcgcATAGCATAATTTGATTCGAAGTGGCTATACGCCTTAGCAGAGTCCTTCAATGAAGGACTCTGGCCTTAGCAATGAAAAGCTTATGTCACAAGTTAAGCAAAGTGTCGTTTCGGCAACGCAAAAAAACGTGCATCCTCCTTGTTAAAGCGTTCTTGTCCGGGGAGTGCTAGCAGTTTGTCTTCGCGCAATGTACaaccttcacacacacacacacacacacacacacacacacacacacacacacacacacacatatatatatatatatatacatatatatatatatatatatatatatatatatatatatatatatatatatatatatatatatatatatatatatatatatatatatatatatatatatatatatatatatatatataaagagataTGAAGGAGGAGGAAGAGTGGTAGTTGTCGGCGGAGAACGCCCACCGAAATAAATTTCTACCCCACGGCTGTTGACCCCTGCGAGGTATGCGAGCTAGGGGATCTGACAACCGACGCCGTGCGTGCATCGAATCGAGAGCTATGCGGAGGCGGGGTGTTATTTCTTGGAATATCAGTCGGGTGTAGCAGGCTGGACAGGCGCGAAGGTGCTAACAGTGCAAGGTTGTTGCGTTTAGGCACTGGGCGTATgaggatggatgctatgagcgccccTATATGAAACGGGGCGGGGCGCAGCGCCGACAAGTTCTTGTTCTTACTTGGCCCAATGCCTATGGAGGAGGagggaggaaataactttattgagtcctgaggaacccctccccacccactcttggtttagtggtcggcaggggtcgcgggccgcacccacgttgggacgggaagcccgtgagcctccaccttttcgtgagccctctggacggcccggagctgggtctggtagtcgtcgcttcgcagggcgtccacccagtcttcttctttgctaaACATGGTGCCGCTTAAagcggagcattgccagagcatgtgcgatgTCAACCACTGTCAGCCAATTGCACCTGCCGGAAGGCCTAGATGCATGAGGAATACATCTGATCTTGCTGTGTGTGGGCGTTCTATCCCTTATATATATGTTCAAAAGCGTCTGCTGTGAGAGGAATATTCTCGCTTCGTATAGTACATCGCTCTCACCTGATCTCACCCTACTGTTAACGGTTTAAAGTGTCGATACTTCAGAGAGACGCTAAAAtattttttgttcactgcaaaatatTTTTACTACCTTTTCAAATCAGATCCAGATTATCCACATTCATCTTTGCCGCGAAAACAAGTAGCCCATTCAATTCCAGGACGGCCTTTGATTATAACATTTTTATTGTACCTAAAGAGTACGCTAGTAAGCAGTTACGGTCGGCAGTGCATATTTAAACAATCAAACTGCCATTCTCATCATATAAATTCTAGGTAAAAACAACTTTTTACAGGCGCTAGttaatttattatttaattaTTAGTGGCGAAATACGACTCTAGCGATTTCGTGCTGCGTGCGTCATATGCTTTGGGGCACTTTTTCTCGGTTGTCCAAGCCCTGCTAGGTGTTGGGTTACCTGTTTTGGACCGGCGGAAGAGTGCGACGGAAGCTTTGGCCCCTTTGGCTACTTTGGTTCTTGTCGGGAGGTGAAGTCGGAGCAAGCGTGAATCATTCGTTTGCTGTCTTTCGTTCACGTCGAGACAGCGTGAGTTCCTTCGCTTTTCTCCACTTTGCGTCTTATGTAATGACGCGTTCACATTTGTGTTCTCGTACTGTTGCTGTCGCTACCGACCGTCCATTGCTATCCGCATTGGTGATTGTTTATTTTGAAGATTCCTGATTACTGTAATCGCTGCACATTTGCGTCATATACTTGCTGGCATAATGTCGATGAAATGTATACGCAGAAACCAGCAGAAGCTGACGGTCCCTTGCttttggactttttttttttttcccgctgcgTCTTTTTCCCCGTTCCGAGTACCCGGTGCACCCGGTCACGCTCGGTCATGAAAAATTTCCTTTTAGCCCTTTTATTTCGATGGCAGTGCCACTTTCGCAACTCCAAGTCTCCGCCGAGGCATTTCAACTGAGATAAAAGCCTTTAAATACGGTGTATTTGGTTGATTATTGCTTATCGTTTACTTCTGTGTGGGTGGGTGCGGCTGCGATCTTTGTGTTACGCAGTGCTACATATGCCGGGCGTCTCGCTGAGCGCCAAGATTGCGGAAAGGAGTTCAGCAGGGTGAATTTTAAGCCATTTATTTTTCCTTCCAGTGCACAAAAGAACAATGAGTTTCCAGTGGACAATCGTAGCGGCCTTCCTCTACGCAGAAATTGCCGTCGTCTTGCTTCTCATGATCCCGTTCATCTCGCCTAGAACGTGAGTTGCGCTCTGCTTGCGTTGCCCTTGCTTGGCCTGCCCCGTAATGCATgccgatatttttttcttctttgctttgCTCAAGTTCAACGTCCTGACAGGTTACGTTTTGCGCAACCTCTGATTTACTTCTGTGCCGGTTGCATTTTTTTAATTGCTATTTTCTTGGTCTCAAGATGGAACAAGTTGTTCAAGTCGCGGTTCCTCAAAACCCTCGGTGCCCAAGCAGACATCTACTTCACAGTTATGATCGTTGTCCTCGTCCTGTTTTTCTTCGGTGAGTGTCTGTTGTGGAATCTTGTGTTACCATGTTAAAAGTGACGTTGTTAAACTCGTACATCAATGGGCGAGATGGCGGGTTTTACATTGCAAGGAGTTAATGAAACAAACTCCCGCACTTTGGATTGCCCGAAATTATCGCATACTTGAAACATTGGCATACAGTGACACATCTCGGGTTGCATGCTCCTATCATGATTTTGTCTTTGGTGCAAGTATTGTCAACATTGCAACATCTCTGCATCTTCTAATGACTTgcacaaaagtaaaaaaataaaaatgtggtAGTCGCAAACAAAGCTTGTTGCATGTTATCGCAGAAATGGTTACACTCAAAATATCTTCTGTGACTGCTATAGTTCTCACTTGTCAGTCGCATACCCGGCCGCTGTCACGTAACGACCTAGTAACGATTCTGCAAACCTTTGTATTGTCACTGTGTAAGCTACTTAATTAGctgttagtggctatggtgttgcgctgctaaacacgaggttgcaggatcaaatcccggccccggcagccacatttcgattggggcgaaatgccaaaacgccCATGGGTCCCATGCATTCGGGGCTCGTTGAAGGTTCCCTGggggtcagaattaatctggagtcccccctacggcctgcctcataatcaaatcctgATTTTGGCATTTAAAACTGCAGAATTCATTTATTAATTCACTTGATTAGCTGCACTGGAGCTGACGATGTCAGTTATGAATTAAAAGCAAATGCCCCTTGAAGCTCTTAATGCTGCTCCGACCAGGGCTGACAGCCATTCTGGAAAATAGCAAGGAGCTGCTGTTGAGCATAGAAGCTATGCATTTCAGCATAATGCCAGTATCGAAAATATAGTACAGGAATTGTTTGAGGGTTTGCATTCGCAATGCTTCCTGCCATTGAACAAATCCTAACCTTTAAGAGGAAGTTTAGCTCAGGGCCAATTTAGATTttcccattcaaatacatgttgaaatgcagaaatgctttcgtGAGGCAACCAAAATTTGTTCAATTTCTTGAACTAATTTGAATTAGATTGTTGCATTTGAGGAAATAACTTTAATTCTTATGGCTCTAGGAAATGGAATTTTCCTTTAGGGCCTTGAATTGTTTATAAAAATTACCATAAATTGGTAGGCTTAAAATATTAGAGCAAAATGTGTGCAAGtccataactctgcaccaaaaacagttctgtaaactgcatctgtttgAGCAAGCACCTCAAACAGACAAATCTTGTATATAAAGTTGCAGCTTAGGCGAAGTTGTGACAATGTTTACAAGGGTGCAACAAAAGTCCTACTTGCAAATTAGTGATGTGTTTCAGAGTGGTGTATAATACAGCAATCTTGCCCACTTTAGATGTGCAGTttccagaattgtgatatcggcACTTATTACTACAAAGTTGTAAGCTTGGTACTTCAGTTTTGTTTCGATGTTGCATTTTTTGCCAATTTACGTAAAAGAAAATGATGGCCTAAATATAGCACGAAATTTCACATGATCTGGCTTTACTTGCAGAGTGTCTGGAATGCTGTTTTGCTCGTAGATGTAAACATTTAGTGTGGCCTTCCTGCAGAATCTCCTGATAGGATACCCCCCTTGCAAACTTGTAGCAGTTAGCTGAATTCCCTGCATACCTGTAAACATCAAAGGTATGTTTCTGATGCAGCTAGAACATGTCATTGTAGGCACTCTGTGCTCAGCTCGTGCTGCATACATTGTCCCAAATCTTTAAGATCGTGTAGACATTTCAGGGCCACTTTCTGTTGTAGACTCCGTCCGGGAGATGCGCAAGTATGGCGCCCACCGCGAAGAGGCACAGTCGGAGTACCACCACCACGGAAACCTCGACGTGGAGATGCAGCAGAGCATGAAAATGTTTCGAGCCCAGCGAAACTTCTACATTGCTGGCTTCGCCCTCTTCCTGTGGCTGTGAGTTGCCTCACTTGTTGTTCGCACTGCAGTTCTCTTCCGCTGCAACTGTGATGCTAGTGTCAGTGCTCTCCAGTAT
It includes:
- the LOC126522808 gene encoding B-cell receptor-associated protein 29 isoform X2 produces the protein MSFQWTIVAAFLYAEIAVVLLLMIPFISPRTWNKLFKSRFLKTLGAQADIYFTVMIVVLVLFFFDSVREMRKYGAHREEAQSEYHHHGNLDVEMQQSMKMFRAQRNFYIAGFALFLWLVIRRLVTLISAQAVLLAVNEASMKQAQSATEAAQNLLKKSDNAKQNEGNSKTETLERDIKELKTELEKARKEVTHLTKDRDALKMQAENLSKEYDRLCEEHSKAAAGGGDHGGKKDN